A genomic region of Phragmites australis chromosome 2, lpPhrAust1.1, whole genome shotgun sequence contains the following coding sequences:
- the LOC133902825 gene encoding LOB domain-containing protein 41-like, with amino-acid sequence MRMSCNGCRVLRKGCSEGCTIRPCLQWIKTPEAQANATVFLAKFYGRAGLLNLLAAAGDDRLRPAVFRSLLYEACGRIVNPIYGSVGLLWSGQWQACQAAVEAVLKGDPVLQVAASSDAALATPPLGRGAYDIRHVVKDPDAAAAADLLRVARAGRTRFKRASSSSTSKPHKSSTGGAKPNRRGSTSTPKQEQDPELEAEQMVVGGSCDEHDDGRTPSHDEESAGSHEHVVEDDDMVAAREGSEDTEVEVGSYVSQAEQQSHVLPVSQMMAADEEEEEVGLELTLGFEPTVRQQARSARCDLSGLSAASSLIGLRLELSA; translated from the coding sequence ATGCGGATGAGCTGCAACGGGTGCCGGGTGCTGCGGAAGGGCTGCAGCGAGGGCTGCACCATCCGCCCTTGCCTGCAGTGGATCAAGACCCCCGAGGCGCAGGCCAACGCCACCGTCTTCCTCGCCAAGTTCTACGGCCGCGCGGGGCTGCTcaacctcctcgccgccgcgggaGACGACCGCCTCCGCCCGGCCGTCTTCCGCTCCCTGCTCTACGAGGCGTGCGGACGCATCGTCAACCCCATCTACGGCTCTGTCGGCCTTCTCTGGTCGGGACAGTGGCAGGCATGCCAGGCCGCCGTGGAGGCCGTGCTCAAGGGGGACCCCGTCTTGCAGGTCGCCGCGTCGTCCGACGCCGCGCTTGCCACGCCGCCGCTCGGTAGGGGGGCCTACGACATCCGCCACGTCGTCAAGGACCccgacgccgccgcggccgccgaccTCCTCCGCGTCGCGCGCGCCGGGCGCACACGGTTCAAACGTGCGTCGTCGTCTTCCACGTCCAAGCCCCACAAAAGCAGCACCGGTGGTGCCAAACCCAACAGGCGCGGGTCGACTAGCACTCCGAAGCAAGAGCAAGACCCGGAGCTAGAAGCTGAGCAGATGGTCGTCGGCGGGAGTTGTGACGAGCACGACGACGGCCGCACGCCGAGCCATGACGAGGAGTCCGCGGGCAGCCACGAGCACGTGGTCGAGGACGATGACATGGTCGCCGCGCGGGAGGGTTCGGAGGACACCGAGGTGGAGGTGGGCTCCTACGTGAGCCAGGCCGAGCAGCAGAGCCATGTGCTGCCGGTGAGCCAGATGATGGCGgcggatgaggaagaggaggaggttggGCTGGAGCTGACGCTCGGGTTCGAGCCAACTGTCAGGCAGCAGGCGCGTTCGGCGCGCTGCGACCTGAGCGGGTTGAGCGCCGCGTCGAGCCTCATCGGCCTGCGGCTCGAGCTGTCGGCGTGA